One genomic window of Quercus lobata isolate SW786 chromosome 9, ValleyOak3.0 Primary Assembly, whole genome shotgun sequence includes the following:
- the LOC115961299 gene encoding proline-rich receptor-like protein kinase PERK1, with product MGYDYEYHSPPPPSPSSPPPDCDHVKHKPPPPPPPPKCNMTIPPPPPPRLTPPPPPPPCHCHCPPPAPAPNHPYHHHPPPAPYYPYHHHPPPPPHSLPPSPSMSPYHHHHHNYTTAIAVGVSLGGAFFLAFLALGLFCLAKKKKKPVTIPVAAAAVACVEEHEHIQETITTNPCGEQTVTVTIDDDVQVHEIASASTLAPPCEPGETGPSTHSQGHQHKLHNT from the exons ATGGGTTATGATTATGAATACCATTCTCCACCACCTCCATCTCCTTCATCACCACCACCAGATTGTGACCATGTCAAGCACAAACCTCCTCCACCACCGCCGCCACCTAAATGTAACATGACAAtaccaccacctccaccacctcgtT TAActccaccacctcctcctccaccatgTCACTGCCACTGTCCACCTCCAGCACCCGCTCCTAACCACCCCTACCACCATCATCCTCCACCCGCTCCTTACTACCCCTACCACCATCATCCTCCACCCCCTCCTCATTCACTTCCACCATCACCCTCTATGTCACCatatcatcatcaccaccacaACTACACGACTGCTATCGCCGTTGGCGTCTCTCTAGGCGGTGCCTTCTTTCTTGCATTCCTCGCCCTTGGTCTCTTCTGCTTggctaaaaagaagaagaaaccagTAACAATTCCAGTAGCAGCAGCCGCAGTCGCTTGTGTTGAGGAACACGAACACATCCAGGAGACGATTACGACAAACCCGTGTGGAGAACAAACTGTGACTGTCACAATAGACGACGACGTTCAAGTTCATGAAATTGCGAGTGCAAGTACACTTGCTCCTCCTTGTGAACCAGGAGAAACTGGGCCTTCCACTCATTCTCAAGGCCATCAACACAAGTTACACAACACTTGA